The following DNA comes from Nocardioides panzhihuensis.
TCGTCGAGCAGCAGCAGGGTGGCGCCGCTCAGCTCGAGCAGGAGGATCTGGAAACGCGCCTGCTGCCCGCCGGAGAGCGAGTCGAAGGTCTGCTCGGAGGCGTGGGCGAGCTCGTAGCGGTCCAGGACCCGCGAGGCCGCCTCGCGACCCATCCCCGAACGCCCGCGCCCGTCGGGCGTGACCTCCCCGCGATGGAGGATGTCGAGCAACGTACGCCCCACCAGCTCCGGATGGGCATGGGTCTGCACGAACCAGCCCGGCCGCACACGGGCGCCGAGCTTCGCCTTGCCACGGTGGCGGACCGGCTCGATGGGGGTGTCCTCGACCGGGCGGTGCTCCACGTCCGGGTCTGTGCCGCCGCGGGCGAGCAGCCGCAGGAAGTGGGACTTGCCCGAGCCGTTGGAGCCCAGCACAGCGACCCGCTCGCCGTACCAGACCTCCAGGTCGAAAGGCCTCATCAGTCCGCTGAGCTCGAGCGCCTCGCAGACCACCGCCCGCTTGCCGGTGCGGCCGCCGCGCAGCCGCATCTCCACCGCCTGCTCACGTGGCTGCTCGACGGGCGGGCCGGCCTCCTCGAACTTCCGGAGCCGGGTCTGGGCCGCCCGGTACTGGCTGGACATCCCGTCGTTGTACTCCGACTTGACCTTCAGCCGCAGGACCAGGGCCTTGATCTTGGCGTGCTCCTCGTCCCAGCGTCGGCGCAGCTCCTCGAACCGCAGGAACCGGTCCTTGCGTGCCTCGTGGTAGGACGCGAACCCACCAGGGTGCGTCCACGTGCTGTTGCCGGCGCCGGACGCGCCGAGCTCGACCGTGACCACCCTGGTCGCGGTGTTGTCCAGGAGCTCACGGTCGTGACTGACGTAGAGGATCGTCTTCGGGGACTCCCGGATGCGCTGCTCCAGCCAGATCTTGCCGGGCACGTCGAGGAAGTTGTCCGGCTCGTCGAGGAGCAGCACCTCGTCGGGGCCGCGCAGCAGAAACTCGAGCACCAGCCTCTTCTGCTCGCCGCCCGAGAGGGTGTCCAGGGAGCGGTAGCGGGCGCGGTCGTAGGGGACGCCGAGCCCGGCCATGGTGCAGACGTCCCAGACGACCTCGAGGTCGTAGCCGCCGGCGTCGGCGTACTCGGCCAGCGCCGTCGCGTACCGCATCTGCAGCCGTTCCTCCTCCGAGGACATCAGCTCCAGCTCGCACGCCTCCACGGCCGCCGCCGCCTCGCGCACCCGCACGGGCGCCACGGAGAGCAGCAGCTCACCGACGGTCGAGGAGTCCTTGCCCACCATCTGCCGCATCACGCCGAGTCCGCCCGACCGCACCACGGATCCGGCCGTCGGGGTCAGCTCCCCGGTGACGATCCGCAGCAGCGTGGTCTTTCCGGCGCCGTTGGCACCGACCAACGCCACCTTCGCGCCCTCTCCCACCCGGAAGGAGACGTCATCGAGAAGCACTCGCCCATCGGGCAGCTGGAACCGCACTCCAGCAACATCCACATGTCCCACAGCCGTCCAGTCTGGCATCCGTGTCGAATGGTTATTCCGGCCCGGTTGGGTAGAACGGTCCCATCAGCAGAACGTGATGCTCGACACATTTCAGCGATTACCGATATGACTTACGCCATGCCTCCGCTCGACAGCCAGATCGCCGACCTGCTCACCCTCTTCGCAAAGGGCGAGCCCTTGGAGTCGTACGACCCGCCGACGGCACGAGCGCTCTTCCGCGCACTGAGCGAGGGCGTCCCACTTCCACCCGTCGCCTCGGTCGAGAGCTCGGTGATCCCAGGTCCGGCCGGCGACCTGGACGTACGCATCTATCGGCCCACCACGGAGGGGCCGCTGCCGACGATTGTGATGTTCCACGGCGGCGGCTGGGTCGTCGGCGACCTCGACACCCACGAGGACCAGGCCCGCAACCTCGCCTCCATCTGCGACGCCGTGGTCGTCTCCGTCGACTACCGCCTCGCTCCTGAGGATCCCTTCCCCGCCGCCTACGACGATGCGCTGGCGGCCGCCCGCTGGGTCAGCGACAACGCGACGACGCTCGGGGGCGACGGTCGGGTGGCTGTCGCCGGCGACAGTGCCGGCGGCAACCTGTCGACCGTGGTCGCCCAGGTCTTCCGGGCCGAGGGGCGCGAGCTCGCCGGCCAGCTGCTGATCTACCCGACGACGGACATGACCAGCGGCTACCCCTCCTACGCGGAGAATGGTCACGGCTACTTCCTCGAGCTGCCGACGATGAAGTGGTTCTCCGACAACTACGTCGGTGGCTCCGACCGCGCCGACCCGCGGATCAGCCCGATCAAGGGCAACCTGGCGGGGCTGGCACCGGCTGTCGTGGTGACAGCGGAGTTCGACCCGCTGCGCGATGAGGGCATCGCGTACGCCAAGGCACTGGAGAGCTCAGGGGTCCCCACCACCTACCTGCACTGTGACGGTCTCATCCACGGCTTCTTCGCGATGGGCCAGCATTCGCAGACGGCACAGCTCGCGATCGAGGAGACCTGCGCGCTGTTCAGGGCTGTGCTCCACGGCTGAACCCGGGGCGTACCCCCCGGGGGGTGATTCAGGACATACCGTGAAACCAGGGGTATTCCTGATGACCGTGCACTGACGATGGTCCAGACTGGGCCGCATGCAGATTGCTGCCCAGGCACGTTCCTCTCTACGGGCGATGACGCGACCACTGACCGAGCGGGTCCGCAAGCTTGCCCTGCAGTTCGCGATGCGGGGCAAGGAGTCGCCGATCCCCGACATCACCACGCTGCGCAAGATCCCCGAGCATCTGACCTTCCCGCTGCTCCGTAACGGCGTCGACCCGGTGCCGATGCTCGCCGAGAGCCGCGAGCAGGCGCCGGTCACCAAGCTCGGCGCGGTGCTCGGGCTCGACATCGTGCTGGTCACCGGCCATGCCGAGTCCAAGCACGTGCTGGCCGACAAGACCGCCTACTCCAACGACATGCGCCACCTGCTCGGCACCCGCAAGCGCACCGACGCCGAGGGCATCGGCGGTCTCGGCATGACCGACGCGCCCGACCACACCAAGCTCCGCGGGCTGCTGACGCCGGAGTTCACCATGCGACGCCTGGGTCGTCTGACCGAGATGATCGACCGGATCGTCACCGACGCTCTCGACGACATGGAGGCCCACGGCCCCGAGGTCGACCTGGTCCAGCACTTCGGCTTCGAGATCCCGTTCCGGGTGATCTGCGAGCTGCTGGGCATGCCCGAGGACGTACGCGAGGAGTTCCACAAGCTCGGCATGGCCCGGTTCGACCTGTCGGAAGGTAGCGCCGGGTCCTTCGGCGCCGCCACCGAGACCAGGACGTTCCTCATCGAGCAGGTCCGCCAGCAGCGCGCGAACCCCGGTGAGGGCATGATCGGCGAGATCATCCGCAACAAGGGCTCGGAGTACGACGACGTCGAGCTCGGCGGTCTCGCCGACGGCGTCTTCCTCGGGGGCTATGAGACCTCCGCCTCTATGCTCTCCATGGGCGCCTACGTCCTGATGCAGAACCCCGAGGCGTACGAGATCCTGCGCTCCGGCGACAGGGCCGGGGTCGACAAGGTCGTCGAGGAGCTGCTCCGCTACCTGTGCCCGGTGCAGCTCGCCTTCCCGCGGTTCGCCCGCGAGGACCACGACCTCTTCGGCCTGCCGGTCAAGAAGGGCGCCGTGGTCCTGGTCAGCCTCACCGGCGCCAACCGCGACCCCGCGGTGGTTCCGAAGCCGGAGCAGTTCGACCTCCGCAACGCCGACACGATGCACTTCGCCTTCGGCCACGGCATGCACCGCTGCGTCGGCGCCGAGCTGGCCCGCATGGAGCTCCGCGCCGCCCTCACCGGCCTCGCCCGCCGCTTCCCCGACCTGTCCATGGCCACCGCCGACCCCGGCGACCTCGGCTGGCGCGACCTCTCGGTCGTCTACAGCCTCGACCGCCTCCCGGTCCGGCTGGCCAAGGAGCCCGTCCCGGTCTGATTCCCGAATCCCGCCGAGTCGGCTCGTTCTCACCAAGATTCCCGCTGGCTGAGATCCGGTCCCGTCCGATCGCTCAGCCGTTCCAGCGCTGAGGCGCGGGCTCCTCACTGATCGCCACGGCGATCCACGGCGCCAGGACGTACGCCGGGATCGCCAGCAGCGGCAGGCTCGTCATCGGGGTCGCGATGATCACGAACGCGGCCCCGGTGCAGAACCGACCGAGCCCGGAGCGCATGCTCAGGTACGCCCCGACCACGGGCCCGATCAGCCCCACGACGATCATCACCGGCACGCTCACCAGCCGCGACAGTTCGATCCCGGAGCTCGTGACGGCAAGGTAGACAGGCAGCACCGTCACCATGCTCAACAGCGCGGCGACGCCCCAGGCCTTGTAGGAGCGGGCCAGGCGCTGGCGGTTCGTCAGCGCGGGGGTCGTCATCGCGGGACTGGTCATGGACGGAGTCTGGCAGCGCACCCCGCGCGACCGGCCGCGAGACGCGCGAGACGCGCGAGACGCGCGAGACGCGCGAGACGGCGGAAACCGGCATCTGGGCCGTTCAGGCGCGGCGCGTCTCCAGGACGCGGAAGCCCTTGGCGCTGCCGATGCGGACGGTCGGGTAGCCCTGGTCGGTGATCCAGCGCTGCAACGAGTCGCCGCCGAGGTTCTTGCCGACGACCATGACCGCTCGACCCTCGGGGGCGAGGCGGGGCAGCCAGGTCAGGAGCAGCTCGTGGAGGGCCTGCTTGCCGATCCGGATCGGCGGGTTGCTCCAGATCTCGTCGTACGTGACCTCG
Coding sequences within:
- a CDS encoding alpha/beta hydrolase — encoded protein: MPPLDSQIADLLTLFAKGEPLESYDPPTARALFRALSEGVPLPPVASVESSVIPGPAGDLDVRIYRPTTEGPLPTIVMFHGGGWVVGDLDTHEDQARNLASICDAVVVSVDYRLAPEDPFPAAYDDALAAARWVSDNATTLGGDGRVAVAGDSAGGNLSTVVAQVFRAEGRELAGQLLIYPTTDMTSGYPSYAENGHGYFLELPTMKWFSDNYVGGSDRADPRISPIKGNLAGLAPAVVVTAEFDPLRDEGIAYAKALESSGVPTTYLHCDGLIHGFFAMGQHSQTAQLAIEETCALFRAVLHG
- a CDS encoding cytochrome P450, with product MTRPLTERVRKLALQFAMRGKESPIPDITTLRKIPEHLTFPLLRNGVDPVPMLAESREQAPVTKLGAVLGLDIVLVTGHAESKHVLADKTAYSNDMRHLLGTRKRTDAEGIGGLGMTDAPDHTKLRGLLTPEFTMRRLGRLTEMIDRIVTDALDDMEAHGPEVDLVQHFGFEIPFRVICELLGMPEDVREEFHKLGMARFDLSEGSAGSFGAATETRTFLIEQVRQQRANPGEGMIGEIIRNKGSEYDDVELGGLADGVFLGGYETSASMLSMGAYVLMQNPEAYEILRSGDRAGVDKVVEELLRYLCPVQLAFPRFAREDHDLFGLPVKKGAVVLVSLTGANRDPAVVPKPEQFDLRNADTMHFAFGHGMHRCVGAELARMELRAALTGLARRFPDLSMATADPGDLGWRDLSVVYSLDRLPVRLAKEPVPV
- a CDS encoding ATP-binding cassette domain-containing protein; protein product: MGHVDVAGVRFQLPDGRVLLDDVSFRVGEGAKVALVGANGAGKTTLLRIVTGELTPTAGSVVRSGGLGVMRQMVGKDSSTVGELLLSVAPVRVREAAAAVEACELELMSSEEERLQMRYATALAEYADAGGYDLEVVWDVCTMAGLGVPYDRARYRSLDTLSGGEQKRLVLEFLLRGPDEVLLLDEPDNFLDVPGKIWLEQRIRESPKTILYVSHDRELLDNTATRVVTVELGASGAGNSTWTHPGGFASYHEARKDRFLRFEELRRRWDEEHAKIKALVLRLKVKSEYNDGMSSQYRAAQTRLRKFEEAGPPVEQPREQAVEMRLRGGRTGKRAVVCEALELSGLMRPFDLEVWYGERVAVLGSNGSGKSHFLRLLARGGTDPDVEHRPVEDTPIEPVRHRGKAKLGARVRPGWFVQTHAHPELVGRTLLDILHRGEVTPDGRGRSGMGREAASRVLDRYELAHASEQTFDSLSGGQQARFQILLLELSGATLLLLDEPTDNLDVQSAEALEAGLESFDGTVIAVTHDRWFARGFDRFLVYGANGDVYESPEPVWDETRVERSR